A genomic stretch from Deltaproteobacteria bacterium HGW-Deltaproteobacteria-2 includes:
- a CDS encoding adenylosuccinate synthase, whose protein sequence is MANVAVIGTQWGDEGKGKIVDLYTEKADVVARFQGGNNAGHTLVVNGKKTILHLIPSGILHDRKICIIGNGVVFDPLVFLQEIEELQQGNLLPPHTKLFVSEKAHLIMPYHRSIDQAREAQSSGKKIGTTGRGIGPAYEDKVARTGIRIGDLYEEDLFREKLKQILKEKNFLLTNYYKDKPLDEEEIATQYLTCAQKIKPYVADTSLILDHEIKQGKKILFEGAQGSQLDVDHGTYPYVTSSNTVSGNASCGNGIGPNKINTIVGICKAYTTRVGEGPFPTELKDDVGNHMQQVGQEFGATTGRKRRCGWLDIVLVRQAVRVSGINALAITKLDVLSGLDKLKICVGYKSAEGTFTHAVPASIRVLSDCQPVYEEFDGWKEDILYAREMSELPANARKYLKRLEELAEAKIMLVSVGAGREETIVLEDPFLNKL, encoded by the coding sequence ATGGCTAATGTTGCAGTAATAGGCACTCAGTGGGGCGATGAGGGCAAAGGGAAAATTGTTGACCTTTATACCGAAAAAGCCGACGTGGTTGCTCGTTTTCAAGGCGGAAATAATGCTGGACATACACTAGTTGTCAACGGCAAAAAAACTATTCTACATTTAATACCCTCGGGAATTTTACATGACCGTAAAATCTGCATTATCGGTAATGGTGTTGTTTTCGATCCTCTTGTTTTTCTTCAGGAAATAGAAGAATTACAGCAGGGGAATCTCCTGCCGCCTCATACTAAACTTTTCGTCAGCGAAAAAGCTCATTTAATCATGCCCTACCACCGTAGCATTGATCAGGCCCGCGAAGCCCAATCCTCGGGTAAAAAAATTGGTACGACGGGCAGAGGCATTGGTCCGGCATACGAAGATAAAGTTGCCCGCACGGGAATCCGTATTGGCGACCTTTATGAAGAAGATTTGTTCCGGGAAAAATTGAAGCAAATCCTGAAAGAAAAAAATTTCCTGCTGACAAATTATTATAAAGATAAGCCGCTTGACGAAGAAGAAATCGCCACTCAATATTTAACCTGTGCTCAAAAGATCAAACCTTACGTGGCGGATACTTCTTTGATTTTAGATCATGAAATAAAACAGGGGAAAAAAATTCTTTTTGAAGGAGCACAAGGCTCTCAACTTGATGTTGATCATGGAACATACCCCTATGTGACTTCTTCTAATACAGTTTCCGGCAATGCTTCCTGCGGCAATGGAATCGGACCTAATAAGATCAACACAATCGTTGGAATTTGCAAAGCTTATACGACCAGAGTGGGAGAAGGTCCCTTCCCTACAGAGTTAAAAGATGATGTTGGAAATCATATGCAGCAGGTCGGCCAGGAATTCGGTGCAACAACCGGTAGAAAACGTCGCTGTGGATGGCTGGACATAGTACTGGTACGGCAGGCGGTCAGGGTCTCCGGTATAAACGCACTCGCCATCACCAAACTTGATGTTTTATCCGGTTTGGACAAATTGAAAATCTGCGTGGGATATAAATCTGCCGAAGGTACGTTCACTCACGCCGTACCTGCAAGTATTCGCGTACTTTCAGATTGTCAGCCGGTTTATGAAGAATTCGACGGTTGGAAGGAAGATATTCTTTACGCACGGGAAATGAGCGAACTACCGGCCAATGCCAGAAAATATTTGAAGAGACTGGAAGAACTGGCGGAAGCTAAAATTATGCTCGTATCCGTAGGAGCGGGAAGAGAAGAAACAATTGTTTTAGAGGATCCTTTTCTTAACAAATTATAG
- a CDS encoding phosphoserine transaminase → MFSMQNPNFSSGPCSKRPAWNIDALKSAPVGRSHRSALGKERIVKAINDTRKILNIPADYLVGILPASDTGAFECAMWSLLGPKPVTVLVWESFSNGWATDVAKQLKLNPTVLKADYGKIPDLSKVDWTNDVVFVANGTTSGVKVPDYNWIPANREGLSLCDATSAAFAMEIDWSKIDVLTFSWQKCLGGEAAHGMMILSPRAVARLESYDPPWPMPKIFRLKKGDKISKAIFDGDVINTPSMLCVEDYLDALEWAGKFGLDGLIKKSQANLKVVSDWVAKTDWIEFLADDPKVRSNTSVCLSVTHPKVKALGNDEKSKFLKSIASDLSKKNVAHDINSYKEAPAGYRFWCGPTIEEADLKTALVELEKVFNEKIKNL, encoded by the coding sequence ATGTTTAGTATGCAAAACCCTAATTTCAGTTCCGGTCCCTGCAGCAAGAGGCCAGCGTGGAATATCGACGCGCTGAAGAGCGCGCCGGTCGGTCGCTCACACCGTTCCGCTCTGGGCAAAGAAAGAATCGTTAAAGCCATCAACGATACGCGAAAAATCTTAAACATTCCGGCGGATTACCTTGTGGGCATTCTTCCGGCTTCTGATACCGGCGCTTTTGAATGCGCCATGTGGTCACTCTTAGGCCCCAAACCGGTCACCGTATTAGTTTGGGAAAGTTTTTCCAACGGCTGGGCAACGGATGTCGCCAAACAACTAAAGCTCAATCCTACCGTTCTCAAAGCCGATTACGGCAAAATTCCGGATCTTTCCAAAGTTGACTGGACAAATGACGTGGTTTTTGTCGCCAATGGAACAACCAGCGGTGTGAAAGTTCCCGATTACAATTGGATCCCAGCCAACCGTGAAGGCCTGTCGCTTTGCGACGCAACCAGCGCTGCTTTTGCGATGGAAATTGATTGGAGTAAGATAGACGTTTTAACCTTTTCCTGGCAGAAATGTCTGGGCGGCGAAGCCGCACACGGCATGATGATTTTAAGCCCGAGAGCTGTCGCCCGTTTGGAATCTTATGATCCGCCCTGGCCTATGCCCAAAATTTTCCGTCTTAAAAAAGGTGACAAAATCAGCAAAGCCATCTTTGACGGTGATGTCATCAACACGCCCTCTATGCTTTGCGTGGAGGACTATTTGGATGCTCTGGAATGGGCAGGCAAGTTCGGCTTGGATGGTCTGATCAAAAAAAGTCAGGCCAATCTTAAAGTCGTATCCGACTGGGTCGCTAAAACAGACTGGATAGAATTTCTGGCCGATGATCCCAAAGTTCGCTCTAACACTTCCGTGTGCCTGAGCGTAACTCATCCCAAGGTCAAAGCACTGGGCAACGATGAAAAGAGCAAGTTCCTAAAAAGCATCGCTTCAGATCTGAGCAAAAAAAATGTCGCTCACGATATCAACTCCTATAAAGAAGCACCAGCCGGTTACCGTTTCTGGTGCGGTCCGACTATCGAGGAGGCTGATCTCAAAACGGCGCTTGTAGAATTGGAAAAAGTTTTCAACGAAAAAATTAAAAACCTTTAA
- a CDS encoding ATP-dependent helicase, with translation MEENKETDQKTIQPDDVLPEISMEELTTEMRDACDRAGWKTLVPVQAKSIPYFLAGQDMMVQSRTGSGKTGAYILPIIEKINAQQNVAQALVLVPTRELALQVSREAQMLTQGTNIRIAVVYGGVGYNAQLEAFRGGAQIVIGTPGRILDHLLKNTLSLDHLKILIFDEADRMLSMGFYPDMVKIRKYIPSNKILSSMFSATFPPQVIRLSDQFLHKSKLLSLSGNQVHIAEIEHIYYVVPGMRKERSLVRIIEIENPSSAIIFCNTKDTVHYLSVVLKRFGYDADELSSDLAQSMREKVMARVRRGALRFLVATDVAARGIDIPDLSHVIQYEPPEDPEAYIHRAGRTGRMGSSGVAISLVAEMEKFKLQSIARFYDINMEERPLPGDDELERVVAERITALLEARLRSRDNLQIERMKRFLPLARNLAQSEDELELITMLLDDYYQLSLHAPPAPIAIADQAINSTQKNKDRKPRPRNKKRRSNNENPS, from the coding sequence ATGGAAGAAAATAAAGAAACGGATCAAAAGACTATTCAGCCGGATGATGTTCTGCCGGAAATTTCCATGGAAGAACTAACAACCGAGATGCGCGACGCCTGCGATCGCGCCGGATGGAAAACTCTGGTACCCGTGCAGGCCAAATCCATTCCTTATTTTTTAGCGGGCCAGGATATGATGGTGCAGTCCCGAACCGGTAGCGGCAAAACCGGAGCCTATATCCTGCCTATTATAGAAAAAATTAACGCGCAGCAAAATGTTGCACAGGCTCTCGTGCTTGTTCCCACCCGCGAACTGGCCCTTCAGGTATCCCGAGAAGCCCAAATGCTGACCCAGGGAACAAATATTAGAATAGCAGTGGTTTATGGAGGCGTGGGATACAACGCGCAACTGGAAGCATTTCGCGGCGGCGCTCAAATTGTGATCGGCACGCCGGGACGTATTCTGGATCATCTTTTAAAAAACACCCTTTCGCTGGATCATCTTAAAATTTTGATTTTCGATGAAGCCGACCGGATGTTATCCATGGGTTTTTATCCCGATATGGTAAAAATTCGCAAATACATACCCTCGAATAAAATACTCAGCAGTATGTTTTCCGCGACGTTCCCTCCGCAGGTAATTCGTTTATCCGATCAATTCCTGCATAAGTCAAAATTATTGAGTTTAAGCGGCAATCAGGTGCATATTGCTGAAATCGAGCACATTTATTATGTCGTTCCGGGCATGCGCAAAGAGCGGTCGCTTGTGCGTATAATTGAAATCGAGAATCCATCTTCGGCCATTATTTTCTGCAACACAAAGGACACCGTACATTATCTTTCCGTCGTGCTTAAACGTTTTGGTTATGACGCCGATGAACTCAGTTCCGATCTGGCACAGAGCATGCGAGAAAAGGTCATGGCCCGTGTGCGGCGCGGGGCTCTGCGATTCCTCGTGGCAACCGATGTTGCCGCTCGCGGTATTGACATCCCCGATTTGTCTCATGTTATCCAGTATGAACCGCCGGAGGATCCGGAAGCTTACATTCATCGGGCCGGACGAACAGGACGCATGGGATCAAGCGGAGTAGCTATTTCTTTAGTCGCGGAAATGGAAAAATTCAAACTGCAGAGTATTGCCCGTTTTTATGACATCAACATGGAAGAACGTCCCTTACCCGGTGATGACGAACTGGAAAGGGTTGTCGCCGAACGAATAACGGCGCTTCTAGAAGCACGTCTGCGCTCCCGCGATAATCTTCAAATCGAACGCATGAAGCGTTTTTTGCCGTTGGCGCGTAATCTTGCCCAATCGGAGGATGAACTGGAATTGATTACAATGCTGCTGGACGATTACTATCAGCTATCTCTGCACGCGCCGCCAGCACCGATTGCCATCGCAGATCAGGCGATTAATTCTACACAAAAGAATAAAGACAGGAAACCACGGCCAAGAAATAAAAAAAGAAGAAGCAATAACGAAAACCCATCATAA
- the ald gene encoding alanine dehydrogenase: MNIGIPREIKTREGRVAMTPAGIRTLVQHGHNVLVEKGAGLGSCIPDNAFKQAGASIIERAETVWADAEMVMKVKEPIHPEYAFLRKDLILFTYLHLAADERLTNELLDSKIIGIAYETIQLDDGSLPLLIPMSQVAGRLAIQVGCACLESHHGGKGMLLSGVPGVRPARVTILGAGIAGINAAHLAVGMGAQVTILDINQKRLNYLADIFHSRAVLLMANIENVEKSIINSDLVIASVLIAGAKAPHLISRELLRKMEPGSVIVDIAIDQGGCTETSKPTTHDNPIYIEEGIVQYCVANMPGAVPQTSTYALTNATMPYVVELADKGWERALHENQPLSKGLNVLKGALTNRKVAEAFGKKFTPYPEIGSA; this comes from the coding sequence ATGAATATAGGTATTCCCAGAGAGATCAAGACCCGTGAAGGCCGTGTAGCCATGACCCCTGCGGGGATAAGGACTCTCGTGCAACACGGACATAATGTCCTGGTGGAAAAGGGAGCGGGTTTAGGCTCTTGCATACCGGATAACGCTTTCAAACAGGCCGGTGCCTCAATAATTGAAAGGGCTGAAACGGTCTGGGCGGATGCCGAAATGGTTATGAAGGTTAAAGAGCCTATCCATCCCGAATACGCATTTCTACGGAAGGATCTGATCCTTTTTACATATCTGCACCTTGCAGCCGATGAGAGACTCACTAACGAACTGCTTGACAGCAAAATCATCGGTATCGCTTACGAGACAATTCAACTCGATGACGGGAGTCTTCCCTTGTTAATACCAATGAGTCAGGTGGCTGGAAGACTGGCGATCCAGGTAGGCTGCGCCTGTCTGGAATCTCATCACGGCGGCAAGGGCATGCTGCTTTCCGGCGTTCCCGGTGTGCGCCCTGCGCGAGTGACTATCCTCGGCGCCGGCATAGCAGGAATCAATGCCGCTCATCTGGCGGTAGGTATGGGCGCTCAGGTAACCATTCTCGACATCAATCAGAAGAGGCTCAACTATCTTGCGGACATCTTTCATTCCCGTGCCGTACTTCTTATGGCCAATATTGAAAATGTAGAAAAGAGTATTATCAATTCCGATCTAGTCATCGCATCGGTGCTGATCGCCGGAGCAAAGGCCCCGCATCTCATTAGCCGCGAATTACTCAGAAAAATGGAACCGGGCTCTGTCATTGTGGATATCGCCATTGATCAGGGTGGATGTACCGAAACAAGCAAACCTACGACCCATGATAACCCCATTTACATTGAAGAGGGTATCGTACAATACTGCGTCGCCAACATGCCGGGCGCGGTGCCCCAGACATCAACATACGCACTGACCAACGCCACCATGCCCTATGTGGTGGAACTGGCGGACAAAGGATGGGAACGCGCTTTGCATGAGAACCAGCCTTTGTCGAAGGGACTTAATGTCCTCAAGGGTGCACTGACCAATCGCAAGGTGGCCGAGGCCTTTGGCAAGAAGTTTACCCCCTATCCGGAAATTGGAAGCGCCTAA